A stretch of the Desulfobacter sp. genome encodes the following:
- a CDS encoding LysM peptidoglycan-binding domain-containing protein encodes MKDKARNSYHRSCKDETKGQASVKNTHHRQEHQSEKKAEAPDYGGSLLKKNEFTLIIVGALVVTILVFFLFFRASDENLTQKESSAKDLTAHPAQKTAAMETRVADLEVEMARMISASSTQGQAANSPKGLSELDQRVSRLETAMSVKLDALIGRMATLEKKMDAMKYKVSSAPVKRPAVSVKKTSVQPKPSKSLFHTVKKGETLWFISQKYKISVTAIRKLNNLSAKDKIYPGNNILVR; translated from the coding sequence ATGAAAGACAAGGCGAGAAATTCTTATCACAGGAGCTGCAAGGATGAAACAAAAGGCCAAGCCTCAGTCAAAAATACCCACCACCGGCAGGAACACCAATCAGAAAAAAAGGCAGAGGCCCCGGATTATGGGGGATCATTGCTTAAAAAAAATGAGTTCACCCTGATTATTGTCGGGGCGCTGGTGGTTACGATCCTTGTTTTTTTTCTTTTTTTCAGGGCGTCGGATGAAAATTTAACCCAAAAGGAATCGTCAGCCAAGGATCTAACGGCCCATCCAGCACAGAAAACCGCTGCCATGGAAACCAGGGTGGCGGATTTGGAAGTTGAAATGGCCCGGATGATCTCAGCGTCTTCCACCCAGGGCCAGGCTGCAAATTCTCCCAAGGGACTGTCAGAGCTTGATCAGCGGGTGAGCCGGCTTGAAACGGCAATGAGTGTGAAATTAGACGCATTGATCGGACGGATGGCAACACTTGAAAAAAAGATGGACGCCATGAAATACAAGGTCTCCTCAGCTCCGGTTAAGCGGCCTGCCGTGTCTGTGAAAAAAACAAGTGTCCAGCCCAAGCCCAGTAAATCCTTGTTTCATACGGTGAAAAAAGGAGAGACTCTTTGGTTTATTTCACAAAAATATAAAATATCGGTGACCGCCATAAGAAAGCTCAACAACCTTTCTGCAAAGGACAAGATTTATCCGGGCAACAATATTCTTGTCCGCTGA
- the trpD gene encoding anthranilate phosphoribosyltransferase has translation MSFTCHLNKIISGQNLDQDSMADMLTHIFSGKITEAQIGAFMAGLATKGETFEEVAGAARAMRRKAVRVQTLAKTVIDIVGTGGDASGSFNISTTTAFVVAGAGITVAKHGNRSVSSKCGSADVLEALGVNLGADPEIVEEAINEIGIGFMFAPMYHGSMKYAMKARTDCGIRSIFNMLGPLTNPAAASCQLLGVYAPELTEMFAKALKLLGVQKAFVVHGHDGMDEITTTDLTRVTELDDGMIKTYDIDPLNYFDDYSDPKDLLGGDVPYNAKITQAILKGEQGPRQDVVLLNAGAALVAADAAPNIEKGIALARTSIESGKAFEKLEQLAAYTRENS, from the coding sequence ATGAGTTTTACCTGTCACCTGAACAAAATCATTTCAGGACAGAACCTTGACCAGGACAGCATGGCAGATATGCTGACCCATATTTTTTCAGGAAAAATCACAGAAGCCCAGATCGGGGCCTTTATGGCAGGCCTTGCCACCAAGGGGGAAACCTTTGAAGAAGTGGCAGGGGCGGCCCGGGCCATGCGGCGCAAAGCCGTACGGGTTCAGACCCTGGCAAAAACGGTCATTGATATTGTGGGCACGGGCGGAGATGCCTCAGGATCCTTTAACATTTCCACCACCACGGCCTTTGTGGTGGCAGGGGCCGGCATCACGGTGGCCAAACACGGCAATCGAAGTGTTTCAAGCAAATGCGGATCAGCCGATGTGCTTGAAGCTTTGGGCGTCAATCTTGGGGCAGATCCTGAAATTGTTGAAGAGGCCATCAATGAAATCGGTATCGGGTTCATGTTTGCTCCCATGTACCACGGGTCCATGAAATATGCCATGAAAGCCCGTACAGACTGTGGTATCCGAAGTATCTTCAACATGCTGGGACCTTTGACCAATCCTGCGGCAGCCTCCTGCCAGCTGCTGGGGGTATATGCACCCGAACTCACGGAAATGTTTGCAAAAGCGCTCAAGCTTTTAGGGGTACAAAAGGCATTTGTGGTCCACGGCCACGACGGTATGGATGAGATCACCACCACCGATCTTACCCGGGTGACCGAACTTGATGACGGAATGATCAAAACCTATGATATTGATCCCTTAAACTATTTTGACGACTACAGCGATCCCAAAGACCTGCTTGGCGGGGATGTGCCCTATAATGCCAAAATTACCCAAGCCATCCTCAAGGGAGAACAAGGTCCCAGGCAGGATGTGGTGCTGCTCAACGCTGGTGCCGCTCTTGTTGCGGCAGATGCAGCCCCCAACATTGAAAAAGGCATCGCCCTGGCCAGAACCTCCATTGAATCGGGCAAGGCCTTTGAAAAACTGGAACAATTGGCAGCCTACACCCGGGAGAACAGCTAA
- a CDS encoding DoxX family membrane protein: MPGDFASGKRWDLRWKPMKAEHGYLKIIIFALRLVLGGTFIYASGHKIAAPDQFAKILYGYGVFPGKWINLMAICLPFVELLAGICLIAGRYKRSALIIINAMLLGFILLISFNLLRGYQFDCGCFSFGSTHDQSSAVGLLVRDLGLLGAGIWVWTRLTSSGKNSLISS, from the coding sequence ATGCCGGGGGATTTCGCGAGTGGAAAGAGATGGGATTTGAGGTGGAAGCCGATGAAAGCTGAACATGGATATTTAAAGATCATTATTTTTGCCCTGCGCCTGGTTCTGGGAGGAACATTTATCTATGCCTCAGGGCATAAAATCGCAGCACCGGACCAGTTTGCAAAGATTCTTTACGGGTATGGTGTCTTTCCCGGCAAATGGATCAATCTGATGGCCATCTGCCTGCCCTTTGTGGAGCTTCTTGCAGGAATTTGCCTTATTGCAGGCCGGTATAAACGTTCTGCCCTTATCATCATCAATGCCATGCTGCTGGGCTTTATTCTTCTGATCTCCTTTAATCTGTTGAGAGGATATCAGTTTGACTGCGGCTGTTTTTCCTTTGGCAGCACCCATGACCAGTCCAGTGCAGTGGGATTGCTGGTCCGTGACTTGGGGTTACTGGGGGCCGGGATCTGGGTTTGGACCCGATTGACAAGTTCAGGTAAAAACAGCCTTATTTCTTCCTGA
- a CDS encoding septum formation initiator family protein: MTSLEKLCFYFGISLCLVLLGMIFFSTKGVMDYQALKKTEERIQIQAEFEAGQNRKIEKEIKSLKHDIEYIRHLAKHEHEMADPDEFIFKEKVKPKDALK, translated from the coding sequence ATGACCAGTCTTGAAAAATTGTGTTTTTATTTTGGAATCAGCCTCTGTCTTGTATTGCTGGGAATGATTTTTTTTTCCACCAAAGGGGTGATGGATTACCAGGCCCTGAAAAAGACCGAAGAACGCATTCAAATTCAGGCCGAATTTGAGGCCGGACAGAACCGGAAAATAGAAAAAGAAATCAAGAGCCTTAAACATGATATTGAATATATACGTCATCTGGCAAAGCATGAACACGAAATGGCCGATCCGGATGAATTCATATTTAAAGAAAAGGTAAAGCCAAAGGACGCTTTAAAATGA
- a CDS encoding formylglycine-generating enzyme family protein, producing the protein MNSKLILVALFFFVMTMIPSAMAQSGFTNKLGMRFVFIPPGSFVMGSPETEQGRQWNETQHRVTISKGFYMGETEVTQGEWNRLVSPNPSSFKLGDAYPVDNVSWQDAVAFIEFLNRWEGTNKYSLPTEAQWEYACRAGSTTALSSGKITTFSCNTPEPALIDTAWYCYNSGLAGPARDFKPHPVGVLTPNAWGLYDMHDNVQEWVQDSCKWRHFWKAKVGVVTRTYVDKIIDPLETKGDHRVVRGGGWYQTSKYQRSAYRTYYKPIARKNSLGFRIVRKK; encoded by the coding sequence ATGAATTCAAAATTGATTCTCGTTGCCTTGTTTTTTTTCGTCATGACCATGATTCCTTCGGCCATGGCCCAGTCCGGCTTTACCAACAAACTGGGCATGCGCTTTGTTTTCATCCCCCCAGGATCCTTTGTCATGGGAAGTCCTGAAACCGAACAGGGCAGGCAATGGAACGAAACCCAGCACCGAGTGACCATCAGTAAAGGCTTTTACATGGGTGAAACCGAGGTCACCCAGGGAGAGTGGAACCGCCTGGTCTCGCCCAATCCCTCTTCTTTTAAGCTGGGAGATGCCTATCCTGTGGACAATGTTTCATGGCAGGATGCCGTAGCATTTATTGAGTTTCTCAATCGATGGGAAGGCACAAACAAATACAGCCTGCCAACGGAAGCCCAGTGGGAGTATGCCTGCAGGGCCGGAAGCACCACAGCCCTTTCCTCAGGAAAAATCACCACCTTTTCCTGCAATACCCCAGAACCTGCCCTTATTGACACGGCATGGTATTGTTACAACTCAGGGCTTGCCGGGCCTGCAAGGGATTTTAAACCCCATCCTGTGGGCGTTTTAACCCCCAATGCCTGGGGATTGTACGACATGCACGACAATGTCCAGGAATGGGTCCAGGACAGCTGTAAATGGCGGCATTTCTGGAAAGCAAAGGTCGGGGTTGTCACCCGCACCTATGTGGACAAGATCATAGATCCCCTTGAAACCAAAGGAGATCACCGGGTGGTCAGGGGAGGCGGCTGGTACCAGACCAGCAAATACCAGCGGTCTGCCTACCGGACCTATTATAAACCCATTGCCCGGAAAAACAGCTTGGGCTTCAGGATCGTCAGGAAGAAATAA
- a CDS encoding GAF domain-containing protein has translation MNNPLTEKIFQSLMDFTLELYSLEDMRKVLSLIVEKTVQLVNADRCTLYLLDKNMNELYSEFYYGMPVKKITLPLNNKSIAGYCGFHKIKMNIADAYGDIGKQYKGLKFDRFFDKLNHYRTKSILCLPLVDGDNQLLGVISLLNSASPHGFSKKDEFILENIVRHTIISINRLQRQELAKIFSETDQKKLLGSQKRFVAFFDIIEYTRLSEALGDDKIKKILQAWEEDHIRLINAYGGIYVKSVGDEIMSLFGMDALSTEPQPPSDPFGINPITLDTFIRLKQKISNHTNLNPFILKYTHWFETHKDRFDQKTLHRAEKFKQSLWAENVIRFMYMAQKNMIRLNHFFFAKKILTQEKKHRVFIKGGAEFGSIIIDFDFYGRIDAIGDTVNVASRITDKGNNYSIFDRVVEQPLLIGPNFNALLPQKEFINKTKNYIRVKGKEDPIYIYSIDSLKSLENRALIPQTLFSRYKKEIGVQMNALDRIEQKTLPFNYAIYKIEMGDKYLVDHSKRVAINSLHIIDLINKHIEKNESGKIQTITFEQKKTTVIVALLHDIGKHALNDQVKAYIDPTKSIRELNRNETRVFNRLVSSLGCSIMESIHELRSFAYLVKYSGSYFNDSDTKESFEDNPSKEKLPIECRIVAIANAIDSILSDTPFQGKIRYSSADKYIPLRYGCLKKGVPDTKV, from the coding sequence TTGAACAATCCGTTGACAGAAAAAATATTTCAATCGCTTATGGATTTTACCCTTGAACTTTACTCGCTTGAGGACATGAGAAAGGTATTATCCTTGATCGTTGAAAAAACAGTTCAGCTTGTCAATGCCGACAGGTGTACCTTGTATCTGTTGGATAAAAATATGAATGAACTTTATTCTGAATTTTATTATGGCATGCCCGTTAAAAAGATTACACTTCCGCTGAATAATAAAAGCATTGCCGGATACTGCGGATTTCATAAAATCAAAATGAATATTGCCGATGCCTATGGCGATATTGGCAAGCAATATAAGGGCCTTAAATTTGACCGCTTTTTTGACAAGTTAAATCATTATAGAACAAAATCCATCCTATGCCTGCCCTTGGTTGATGGGGACAATCAATTGCTCGGTGTTATAAGCCTTTTAAACAGTGCATCACCCCATGGGTTTTCTAAAAAAGACGAATTTATTTTGGAAAATATCGTCCGCCATACCATCATTTCAATCAATCGTTTGCAGCGCCAGGAGTTGGCAAAGATTTTTTCAGAAACCGATCAGAAAAAATTATTGGGCAGCCAAAAACGCTTTGTGGCTTTTTTTGATATCATTGAATATACAAGGCTGAGTGAGGCATTGGGAGATGATAAAATCAAAAAAATTCTACAAGCCTGGGAAGAAGATCATATTCGATTGATAAATGCCTATGGCGGCATTTATGTCAAGTCGGTCGGGGACGAAATCATGTCTTTGTTTGGGATGGATGCATTATCAACCGAGCCCCAACCTCCGTCAGATCCGTTTGGGATAAACCCAATCACCCTTGACACCTTTATCCGTTTAAAACAAAAGATTTCAAACCACACGAATTTAAACCCGTTTATTTTGAAATACACGCACTGGTTTGAAACCCACAAAGACCGGTTTGATCAGAAAACCCTTCATAGAGCGGAAAAATTCAAGCAATCTTTATGGGCTGAAAATGTCATTCGGTTTATGTACATGGCCCAAAAAAATATGATTCGGCTGAACCATTTTTTCTTTGCAAAAAAGATTTTAACCCAAGAAAAAAAACACAGGGTATTTATCAAGGGCGGGGCTGAGTTTGGCTCTATTATCATTGATTTTGATTTTTACGGCAGGATAGATGCCATTGGCGATACTGTAAATGTGGCATCCAGGATTACGGACAAAGGAAATAATTATTCAATTTTTGATAGGGTTGTGGAACAGCCCTTATTGATTGGACCAAACTTTAATGCGCTTTTACCCCAAAAAGAGTTTATCAACAAAACAAAAAATTATATCCGGGTCAAAGGCAAGGAAGACCCGATTTATATTTATTCCATTGACAGCTTAAAATCATTAGAAAACAGGGCCTTGATTCCCCAAACTCTTTTTTCCCGTTATAAAAAAGAGATCGGGGTCCAAATGAATGCTTTGGACCGTATCGAGCAAAAAACACTGCCGTTTAACTATGCAATCTATAAAATTGAAATGGGTGATAAGTATTTGGTTGATCATTCAAAAAGGGTGGCCATCAACTCTCTTCATATCATTGATTTGATCAATAAACATATTGAGAAAAATGAGTCGGGTAAAATTCAGACAATCACTTTTGAGCAGAAAAAAACAACCGTGATCGTTGCCCTGCTGCATGACATCGGCAAACATGCTCTCAATGATCAGGTAAAGGCCTATATTGATCCGACCAAAAGTATTCGAGAGCTGAACAGAAATGAAACTCGGGTGTTTAACCGATTGGTCAGCTCTTTGGGCTGTTCAATCATGGAAAGCATTCATGAACTGAGATCATTTGCATATCTTGTGAAATATTCAGGATCTTATTTTAATGATTCTGATACAAAAGAGTCGTTTGAAGATAATCCCTCAAAAGAAAAGTTACCCATTGAATGCCGGATTGTCGCCATTGCCAATGCCATAGATTCCATTCTTTCAGATACCCCCTTTCAGGGAAAAATTAGATATTCAAGCGCTGATAAATATATTCCACTCAGATATGGATGCCTCAAAAAAGGCGTCCCAGATACAAAAGTTTGA
- a CDS encoding rhodanese-like domain-containing protein, whose protein sequence is MNFKDIQGCVLIIGLAMGLGIGVNWISPHGIALFGQWDPDTGVVMAGSNQENHLVADELNNPLRVIRMVQAKTAVLVDVRRADIYAMGHIPGAVSFPLYEFDTALSFFLDLIKKQDTVLVYCAGVECQDSHAFASRLIQMGFVSVKVYAGGFREWKEMGFEVEADES, encoded by the coding sequence ATGAATTTTAAAGATATTCAAGGGTGTGTGTTGATTATCGGCCTTGCTATGGGTCTTGGAATCGGAGTGAATTGGATTTCTCCCCATGGCATTGCCCTGTTCGGCCAGTGGGATCCTGATACCGGTGTGGTCATGGCCGGATCCAATCAGGAAAATCATCTCGTTGCCGACGAGCTTAATAATCCTTTGCGGGTAATACGGATGGTCCAGGCGAAAACCGCTGTTTTAGTGGATGTCAGGCGGGCCGATATTTATGCGATGGGCCATATTCCCGGGGCAGTTTCCTTTCCCCTTTATGAATTTGACACGGCCTTGTCCTTTTTTTTGGACCTGATTAAAAAACAAGATACGGTATTGGTTTATTGTGCCGGGGTTGAATGCCAGGACAGCCATGCCTTTGCCTCCCGCCTCATCCAGATGGGCTTTGTCAGTGTAAAGGTCTATGCCGGGGGATTTCGCGAGTGGAAAGAGATGGGATTTGAGGTGGAAGCCGATGAAAGCTGA
- a CDS encoding phosphoribosylanthranilate isomerase — protein MKPKNPHPFFLNKTRPLVKICGLTQPKNALACVHAGADMIGLVFLKKSPRNIEFDKAKQITSALPVSVLVCGVFVDEDFDTIMQTVEGTGIQGVQLHGSEPPLLAEQLSHQGLVVIKAFFAARKPDFSLVKTYEYADLCLVEYGKGVLPGGNAETWDYGLTQNLTPQVPLMLAGGLSPDNIGQALAQAPPMAVDASSGVELSPGIKDIPKVLAFVEAAKACPMQRVW, from the coding sequence ATGAAACCAAAAAATCCACACCCGTTCTTTTTAAACAAGACCCGACCCCTTGTCAAAATCTGCGGTCTTACCCAACCTAAAAATGCGCTGGCATGCGTCCATGCCGGCGCTGACATGATCGGCCTTGTCTTTTTAAAAAAAAGCCCTCGAAATATAGAGTTTGACAAAGCAAAACAGATCACCTCGGCCCTGCCGGTTTCAGTCCTGGTCTGCGGGGTGTTTGTGGATGAAGATTTTGATACCATCATGCAAACCGTGGAAGGCACAGGAATTCAGGGGGTACAGCTCCACGGCAGCGAGCCTCCCCTTTTGGCAGAACAGCTTTCACACCAGGGGCTTGTGGTGATCAAGGCCTTTTTTGCCGCCCGAAAACCAGATTTCTCCCTTGTTAAAACCTATGAATATGCTGATTTATGCCTGGTGGAATACGGAAAAGGGGTGCTGCCCGGTGGAAACGCCGAGACCTGGGATTACGGCCTGACACAAAATCTTACCCCCCAGGTTCCCCTGATGCTGGCCGGAGGCCTGAGCCCTGACAACATAGGGCAAGCCCTGGCCCAGGCACCCCCCATGGCCGTTGATGCCTCCTCAGGTGTGGAACTCTCGCCCGGCATCAAAGATATACCCAAAGTGCTTGCCTTTGTTGAGGCTGCAAAAGCCTGCCCCATGCAAAGAGTTTGGTAA
- the rpsT gene encoding 30S ribosomal protein S20 — protein sequence MANHKSAKKRAKQSQVRRMRNKSVKTALKTLEKKLREVKTSGENAEELMRQTQSAIHKAAKKGIIHKKTASRKISRLSKFVNA from the coding sequence TTGGCTAATCATAAATCCGCAAAAAAACGTGCAAAACAAAGTCAGGTCAGACGGATGAGAAACAAATCCGTCAAAACCGCCCTTAAAACCCTGGAGAAAAAGCTGCGTGAAGTCAAAACCTCCGGTGAAAATGCAGAAGAGCTCATGAGACAGACCCAGTCTGCCATTCACAAAGCCGCTAAAAAAGGCATTATTCACAAGAAAACCGCTTCCAGAAAGATCTCAAGACTTTCCAAATTTGTAAACGCATAA
- a CDS encoding indole-3-glycerol-phosphate synthase: MEGFLKIVVDAKKQEIAMARASIPLTAVRHDAEHAKSPADFLAAMAQSHSQDPGIIAEIKKASPSKGDIYVDLDVPAYTQTYTQGGARAISVLTEPQFFKGSLNDLEIVCSHTNLPVLRKDFIFTEYQIYEAKRAGASALLLITTLLSPAQQAEFTLLSRELGMEPLVEINSEWEFEQAYTAGAKVVGINNRNLATLKTDPDVAKRVAKIFPKDVITVEASGIGARSGIEQGLEKNIFNFLVGESIVRAKDPENFIRTLRGKRPTPQP, encoded by the coding sequence ATGGAAGGTTTTCTCAAAATAGTCGTAGATGCAAAAAAGCAGGAAATCGCCATGGCCAGGGCATCCATCCCTTTGACCGCTGTGCGCCACGATGCCGAGCATGCCAAATCTCCTGCTGATTTTCTGGCGGCCATGGCCCAAAGCCACAGCCAGGACCCCGGCATCATTGCAGAAATTAAAAAAGCCTCCCCGTCCAAAGGGGATATATATGTGGATCTGGATGTGCCAGCCTATACCCAAACCTATACCCAAGGCGGTGCCAGGGCCATTTCAGTACTCACTGAACCCCAATTTTTCAAAGGCAGTCTCAATGACCTTGAAATTGTGTGTTCCCATACAAATCTTCCGGTGCTGCGCAAGGATTTTATCTTTACCGAATACCAGATCTATGAAGCCAAACGGGCAGGCGCATCCGCCCTGCTCTTGATCACCACCCTGCTCTCCCCTGCCCAGCAGGCAGAATTCACCCTCCTTTCAAGGGAACTTGGAATGGAGCCTCTCGTAGAGATCAATTCGGAATGGGAATTTGAACAAGCCTATACGGCTGGAGCAAAGGTGGTGGGCATCAACAATAGAAACCTTGCGACCCTGAAAACCGACCCTGATGTTGCCAAACGGGTGGCAAAAATATTTCCCAAGGATGTTATTACCGTGGAAGCGTCGGGCATAGGTGCACGTTCGGGCATTGAACAGGGCCTTGAAAAAAATATTTTCAACTTTCTTGTGGGAGAAAGCATTGTCAGGGCAAAGGATCCTGAAAACTTTATCCGGACGCTCAGGGGAAAAAGGCCGACACCCCAGCCATGA
- the murJ gene encoding murein biosynthesis integral membrane protein MurJ yields MVSFFRKAASISGITLCSRILGMIRDALIAFVFGASLTSDVFFIVFRPFDLLRKMMSEGLLSVSFIPVFSSYLACGRKDQAVSMFLSAVFIIVSLSAGMICLGFYFAPAIIKLLAPGYAQDLYAVTLGALLFKIMLPYLLTILGVALSMGGLNSLGSFHVPAFIPVLLNLTMIGAALFLADKFHPKILALGVGVTLGGIAQLVFHLPSLIKFKMLDFKHFVFFHPGVIQTLKNIIPSMVGAAAFQVNILVAGLWASTLIPGAVSFLYYAERLVQLPLALFAVSLSTVFFPLLAGRAATQSLGLVQPAFEAGIRLVFFLTIPAMAGIMALNRPIVAVLFGRGAFDSLAVAHTGRCLFFLAAGLWAVAGTRIFASFHQALSNVWLPFAAGMVTIVTNLCLVRVLADVLGVEGLALSVCLSSVAGFIILLIGSLAHIRLTRILVSACRAVFISGIMFFLVRWIWTFWMQGTMIVQAAGLVATIFTGIIF; encoded by the coding sequence GTGGTAAGTTTTTTTCGAAAAGCAGCCTCCATCAGCGGCATCACCCTGTGTTCCCGGATTCTGGGGATGATCAGAGATGCATTGATTGCCTTTGTCTTTGGTGCCAGCCTTACCTCTGATGTTTTTTTTATTGTTTTTCGGCCCTTTGATCTGCTCAGAAAGATGATGTCCGAGGGCCTGTTGAGCGTTTCTTTTATCCCTGTGTTTTCATCCTACCTGGCCTGCGGCAGAAAAGATCAGGCGGTTTCCATGTTTCTTTCCGCCGTGTTCATCATCGTTTCTCTCTCTGCCGGCATGATTTGTCTGGGCTTTTATTTTGCCCCGGCAATCATCAAGCTCCTTGCGCCGGGGTATGCCCAGGACCTTTATGCCGTGACCCTTGGGGCCTTGTTATTTAAAATCATGCTGCCATATCTGTTGACCATTCTCGGGGTTGCCTTGTCCATGGGGGGCCTCAACAGCCTGGGCAGTTTTCATGTCCCGGCATTCATCCCTGTTCTACTGAATCTGACCATGATCGGGGCGGCCTTGTTTCTGGCCGACAAGTTTCACCCCAAGATTCTGGCTCTCGGGGTGGGCGTGACCCTGGGCGGGATTGCCCAGCTGGTGTTTCACCTGCCGTCTTTGATAAAATTCAAGATGCTGGACTTTAAACACTTTGTATTTTTCCATCCCGGTGTGATCCAAACCTTGAAAAATATAATTCCCTCAATGGTGGGGGCGGCAGCCTTCCAGGTCAATATTCTGGTTGCAGGCCTTTGGGCCTCAACCCTGATTCCGGGGGCTGTCTCTTTTCTCTATTATGCAGAGCGTCTTGTTCAGCTTCCCCTGGCATTGTTTGCCGTGTCCCTGTCCACGGTCTTTTTCCCATTGCTTGCCGGCAGGGCCGCCACCCAGAGCCTGGGCCTTGTGCAACCGGCCTTTGAAGCGGGTATCCGGCTGGTGTTTTTTTTGACAATTCCGGCCATGGCAGGGATCATGGCATTAAACCGGCCGATTGTGGCGGTGTTGTTCGGCAGGGGGGCCTTTGATTCCTTGGCCGTTGCCCATACGGGACGCTGCCTTTTTTTTCTGGCCGCAGGGCTGTGGGCCGTTGCCGGAACCCGGATTTTTGCAAGCTTTCACCAGGCCTTGTCAAACGTCTGGCTGCCATTTGCAGCAGGGATGGTCACCATTGTTACCAATCTATGTCTGGTTCGGGTATTGGCCGATGTTTTGGGAGTGGAAGGCCTTGCCCTGTCTGTTTGTCTTTCTTCTGTGGCAGGATTTATAATTTTGCTGATCGGCTCTCTGGCTCACATCAGGCTGACCCGAATACTTGTTTCTGCTTGCAGAGCTGTTTTTATCTCTGGTATAATGTTTTTTCTCGTACGCTGGATATGGACATTTTGGATGCAAGGAACGATGATTGTTCAGGCTGCCGGGTTGGTTGCAACCATTTTTACCGGCATTATTTTTTAG